A genomic window from Sphingobacteriales bacterium includes:
- a CDS encoding SPASM domain-containing protein: protein MNIKRSLIKFAQNQPAIASLGYSVLRNFWNVQANFVDYGYPSDPGKASISYDKVVTYNKNRPFGPKKRICFAPFNNLHFQINGDVSSCSFNYDFIIGNITTSSIKEIWTGEKAANFRKTLANYNFHKCISCQNVLDADNYSSFPPLKYDMHSSDDESYPTQMSFEMSDLCNYECIMCNENFSSLIRKNRANLPPLKFRYPDSFLTT, encoded by the coding sequence ATGAATATCAAGCGAAGCCTCATAAAATTTGCACAAAATCAGCCGGCAATCGCATCATTGGGATATTCCGTTCTCAGAAATTTTTGGAATGTGCAGGCTAATTTCGTTGATTATGGATATCCTTCAGATCCCGGCAAAGCTTCCATCAGTTATGACAAAGTTGTAACCTACAATAAGAACAGGCCATTTGGCCCTAAAAAACGAATTTGCTTCGCTCCGTTTAACAACCTTCATTTTCAGATAAATGGAGATGTATCCAGCTGCAGTTTCAACTACGATTTTATTATCGGCAACATCACCACCAGCTCTATAAAAGAAATCTGGACAGGGGAGAAGGCTGCCAATTTCAGAAAAACACTTGCAAATTATAACTTTCATAAATGTATTTCCTGTCAGAATGTACTGGATGCGGATAATTACAGTTCATTCCCTCCGCTGAAATATGATATGCATTCCAGCGATGATGAATCGTATCCAACACAAATGTCATTTGAGATGAGCGACTTGTGCAACTACGAGTGTATCATGTGCAATGAAAACTTCTCCTCCTTAATCCGAAAGAACAGAGCGAATCTGCCGCCGCTAAAATTCAGATATCCCGATTCCTTTTTGACGACTTGA